In one Buteo buteo chromosome 10, bButBut1.hap1.1, whole genome shotgun sequence genomic region, the following are encoded:
- the TYW3 gene encoding tRNA wybutosine-synthesizing protein 3 homolog isoform X1: MAAFGQRKAQRLARADASRKGGLDERAAPVVQLLNGRARFCTTSSCSGRLVLAQGSAADANSWEVQKKNCTWLMVTHETCTKDDVMTALEKATGDVVLKFEPFVLHVLCQELQDAQLLHSVAINSGFRNSGITVGRGGKIMMAVRSTHCLEVPLSHKGKLMVSEEYIEFLIHVANRKMEENTRRIDRFYKCLEVALKTAISANNSPSQETENRSVYIHRRKRKTIQEQDVHTSLKDHNEELEPEDDTESNLAIFAEIMI; the protein is encoded by the exons ATGGCGGCGTTCGGGCAGCGGAAGGCGCAGCGCCTGGCGCGGGCGGACGCCAGCAGGAAGGGCGGCCTGGACGAGCGCGCCGCCCCCGTCGTGCAGCTCCTCAACGGGCGAGCGCGGTTCTGCACCACCAGCTCCTGCTCGGGCCGCCTGGTCCTGGCGCAGGGCAGCGCCGCG GATGCAAACAGCTGGGAGGtccagaagaaaaactgcaCGTGGCTCATGGTAACACATGAAACGTGTACCAAAGATGATGTG ATGACAGCACTGGAGAAAGCCACTGGTGACGTCGTGCTCAAGTTTGAACCATTTGTTCTTCATGTGTTATGTCAAGAGCTGCAAGATGCACAGCTTCTG CATTCAGTGGCTATCAATTCTGGGTTCAGGAACTCTGGTATTACAgttggcagaggaggaaaaattatGATG gCTGTCCGGAGCACTCATTGCTTAGAAGTTCCACTGAGCCACAAGGGAAAACTGATGGTCTCTGAAGAATATATTGAATTTCTGATACATGTAGCTAATcggaaaatggaagaaaacacaaggaGGATTGACAG ATTCTACAAATGCTTAGAGGTAGCTTTGAAAACTGCCATCAGTGCGAACAACTCACCTTCTCAGGAGACGGAGAATCGCTCCGTGTACATtcacagaagaaagaggaagaccATTCAAGAACAAGATGTACATACCTCTCTGAAGGATCACAATGAAGAACTGGAGCCTGAGGATGATACAGAAAGCAATCTTGCTATTTTTGCTGAAATCATGATATAG
- the TYW3 gene encoding tRNA wybutosine-synthesizing protein 3 homolog isoform X2, translated as MAAFGQRKAQRLARADASRKGGLDERAAPVVQLLNGRARFCTTSSCSGRLVLAQGSAADANSWEVQKKNCTWLMVTHETCTKDDVMTALEKATGDVVLKFEPFVLHVLCQELQDAQLLAVRSTHCLEVPLSHKGKLMVSEEYIEFLIHVANRKMEENTRRIDRFYKCLEVALKTAISANNSPSQETENRSVYIHRRKRKTIQEQDVHTSLKDHNEELEPEDDTESNLAIFAEIMI; from the exons ATGGCGGCGTTCGGGCAGCGGAAGGCGCAGCGCCTGGCGCGGGCGGACGCCAGCAGGAAGGGCGGCCTGGACGAGCGCGCCGCCCCCGTCGTGCAGCTCCTCAACGGGCGAGCGCGGTTCTGCACCACCAGCTCCTGCTCGGGCCGCCTGGTCCTGGCGCAGGGCAGCGCCGCG GATGCAAACAGCTGGGAGGtccagaagaaaaactgcaCGTGGCTCATGGTAACACATGAAACGTGTACCAAAGATGATGTG ATGACAGCACTGGAGAAAGCCACTGGTGACGTCGTGCTCAAGTTTGAACCATTTGTTCTTCATGTGTTATGTCAAGAGCTGCAAGATGCACAGCTTCTG gCTGTCCGGAGCACTCATTGCTTAGAAGTTCCACTGAGCCACAAGGGAAAACTGATGGTCTCTGAAGAATATATTGAATTTCTGATACATGTAGCTAATcggaaaatggaagaaaacacaaggaGGATTGACAG ATTCTACAAATGCTTAGAGGTAGCTTTGAAAACTGCCATCAGTGCGAACAACTCACCTTCTCAGGAGACGGAGAATCGCTCCGTGTACATtcacagaagaaagaggaagaccATTCAAGAACAAGATGTACATACCTCTCTGAAGGATCACAATGAAGAACTGGAGCCTGAGGATGATACAGAAAGCAATCTTGCTATTTTTGCTGAAATCATGATATAG